The window ACTAAAGTGCTGACAATTTACAtttagaagaaataaataatactattagcATTGACCTGAtacaaagataataaaatttagttTGCACTTTCACATGCATCAATCCAATCATTATACACATCTAAAGGTTCTGAAAGTAAATTGATCGTGGTTTGAAAGTCTTCTAAGCAGACTCTGCAAGTAATTCTAGCTGTGTTCCTCGACTTATCCCtgcaaataaaaagagaaagcaataaaattgaaaattaagtaGTATAAGAATTGGCGATAAATGAATTATGCGTACATCTTAACCTCGCATGATTTTTCATGATTGCAAAACGGACAATTAAATTGTGTATCTAGCGGTTGAATAGCTTTCTTTTTACTTGGTGGCTTCCGTTTACTTTTTCTTCGGCCCATTACGTTAAAGTGTACCAAATTATACTGATTCACCAATTTGTATTAAGCTTTGCTACTATTTGTGTTGTAAACTGTCGCGTATAATGACCGAACACAGAGTATAACGCCATGCGATTCAAgaaaaattactatatattactaggtttgtatatacatacatataaaatacgTTACATAACTTTGAATATGTATCGCATAACAAATTTGAGAATTATAATCTCATTTTGCAcaaagtaattaaattattaaattattatagaacGAGTTATAAAATTAATGACTAAGTATcatatgtaaaaaaattaaatataaaggaATTTATACTATAGGAAACATAcgcgaattaaataataattaccgcTATTGCTGTAATGAGTACTTTCAGTGTGTATCCTTTAAAATAAGTAATTTTACAACATCGCAtgtaatttgtaaaacattgcacgtaattacaaaaataaccTTAATTTTGTACAGAAATTTATCAATACCTTTCCCATCAAAAAGGGAAGCAGAAATTGCTTATCAAGTACTAATAGTTGATAAAGAGCCCTCAAGAGGTAGTATTACAAAGAAATTGACACtagataataatttattgcaaATGTAAGTTTTcctatatgtattataatagcATAAGcttaaatatatgcatatttcatTGTACTAATCTATAACACTTTTTGTAGATTAATTTGTGGAACTGAAGCACGAAAAGTTAGAGTGGCATTAACATCATTTTTTGATAGTTTAATTTTAGTAACAGAAACTATGCAACTTCTTGGTCCACCTGTACCaacttacaattattattaagtaaatattcattgttaaaattatttccATAGCATAACATATATAAAATGGAACATACCCCAGCTCCATATGGACCAAGATCTGTTTATGGATATGCTCTATACATAGGTTCAAATATGCTATTCCTTTTATTCCTGGTATGGGCCTTAATACCAGatcaaattttacataatttaggACTAACATATTGGCCTTCTAAATACTGGGCTGTAGCAATACCAATTTGGGCTTTAACTGCCCTTGCTACATTTGCATTTATTATTTACCCAGCTATAAACTTATCTATGACTCcagatattaatgatattactACTATTACAG is drawn from Bombus terrestris chromosome 12, iyBomTerr1.2, whole genome shotgun sequence and contains these coding sequences:
- the LOC100646195 gene encoding transcription elongation factor 1 homolog yields the protein MGRRKSKRKPPSKKKAIQPLDTQFNCPFCNHEKSCEVKMDKSRNTARITCRVCLEDFQTTINLLSEPLDVYNDWIDACESAN
- the LOC125386055 gene encoding EKC/KEOPS complex subunit LAGE3 — encoded protein: MSTFSVNLSIPFPSKREAEIAYQVLIVDKEPSRGSITKKLTLDNNLLQILICGTEARKVRVALTSFFDSLILVTETMQLLGPPVPTYNYY
- the LOC125386054 gene encoding phosphatidylinositol N-acetylglucosaminyltransferase subunit P, whose amino-acid sequence is MEHTPAPYGPRSVYGYALYIGSNMLFLLFLVWALIPDQILHNLGLTYWPSKYWAVAIPIWALTALATFAFIIYPAINLSMTPDINDITTITDKHSRPKKETVLGGIPSMYDIPITEVCRKLYLAKRSNNK